A genomic window from Aquila chrysaetos chrysaetos chromosome 21, bAquChr1.4, whole genome shotgun sequence includes:
- the LOC115333920 gene encoding brain-specific homeobox/POU domain protein 3, producing MPLMPGGGARQYRAPGAGLPGAPLPLPRSSPTMMSMNSKQAFSMHPILHEPKYPHLHTSSEAIRRACLPAPQIQGNIFAGFDETLLRGAEALAAVDIVSQKTHPFKPDATYHTMSSVSCTPTSSSVHLHHPSVLTTHHPHHHHHQPSQGLDGELLDHLNSALPLGGVPGPDVGSTPSHPHSHMSAINHMAHHSQPMNMSHPHGLASHAVISGPETETDPRELESFAERFKQRRIKLGVTQADVGSALANLKIPGVGCLSQSTICRFESLTLSHNNMVALKPILEAWLEEAERAQREKMTKPEIYTGGDKKRKRTSIAAPEKRSLEAYFAVQPRPSSEKIAAIAEKLDLKKNVVRVWFCNQRQKQKRMKFSATY from the exons ATGCCATTGATGCCGGGCGGCGGAGCCAGACAATACCGCGCCCCCGGAGCCGGGCTGCCCGGAGcgcccctgcccctgccccgctcctctCCCACCATGATGTCCATGAACAGCAAGCAGGCGTTCAGCATGCACCCCATCCTGCACGAACCCAAGTACCCCCACCTGCACACCAGCTCCGAAGCCATCCGCAgagcctgcctgcccgccccccAG ATCCAGGGTAACATTTTTGCGGGCTTTGACGAGACCTTGCTGCGGGGTGCTGAGGCTCTGGCCGCTGTGGATATAGTATCGCAGAAAACCCACCCCTTCAAGCCGGATGCCACCTACCACACCATGAGCAGCGTGTCCTGTACTCCTACCTCGTCGTCCGTCCACCTGCACCACCCGTCCGTGCTGACCACGCaccatccccaccaccaccaccaccagccctCCCAGGGCCTGGACGGCGAGCTCCTGGACCACCTCAACTCTGCCCTCCCCCTCGGGGGGGTGCCGGGCCCGGACGTGGGCTCCACACCTTCGCACCCTCACTCCCACATGTCGGCCATCAACCACATGGCCCACCACTCCCAACCTATGAACATGTCCCACCCCCACGGCCTCGCTTCCCACGCCGTCATCTCCGGCCCCGAGACGGAGACGGACCCCCGGGAGCTGGAGTCCTTCGCCGAGCGGTTCAAGCAGCGGAGGATCAAGCTGGGGGTGACCCAGGCGGACGTGGGCTCCGCGTTGGCCAACCTGAAGATCCCGGGGGTGGGCTGCCTTAGCCAAAGCACAATCTGCAGGTTTGAGTCCCTCACCTTGTCCCACAACAACATGGTGGCCCTCAAGCCCATCCTAGAAGCGTGGCTGGAGGAGGCCGAGCGGGCCCAGAGGGAGAAAATGACCAAACCTGAGATCTACACGGGGGGTGACAAGAAACGCAAGCGTACCTCCATCGCTGCCCCCGAAAAGCGGTCGCTGGAGGCCTATTTCGCCGTGCAGCCGCGGCCCTCCTCAGAGAAAATCGCCGCCATCGCCGAGAAGTTAGACTTGAAGAAGAACGTGGTGCGGGTCTGGTTTTGCAATcagagacagaagcagaaaaggatgaaattttCTGCCACCTACTGA